The proteins below are encoded in one region of Oncorhynchus gorbuscha isolate QuinsamMale2020 ecotype Even-year linkage group LG01, OgorEven_v1.0, whole genome shotgun sequence:
- the LOC124042010 gene encoding mannose-1-phosphate guanyltransferase alpha-A isoform X1 — protein MLKSVILIGGPQKGTRFRPLSFEVPKPLFPVAGVPMLQHHVEECAKVPNMKEILLIGFYQPNEELTRFMSSAQQEFKISIRYLQEYAALGTGGGIYHFRDQILSGGPEAFFIMNADVCSEFPLPEMLNFQKEHGESSSFVILGTTANRKQSMNYGCIVENQQTNEVLHYVEKPSTFVSDIINCGIYLFTPEIFQHIGAVFQKNQQDMLLYPYEGDEQTNGWHRAEAIRLEQDIFTALAGQGKLYVYKTPAIWSQIKSAGSAIYASRLYLNQYHKTHPERLATNKEGGPRISGNVYIHPTANIDPTAVLGPNVSIGTGVTIGAGVRVRESIILHGATLQDHSCVLNCIVGWDSTIGKWARVEGTPSDPNPNDPYAKIDSETLFRDGELTPSITILGCNVTIPAEVIILNSIVLPYKDLNRSFKNQIIL, from the exons ATGCTGAAATCTGTGATTCTCATTGGAGGACCACAGAAAG GTACACGGTTTCGACCATTGTCCTTTGAGGTCCCGAAACCCTTGTTTCCAGTGGCTGGTGTGCCCATGCTTCAGCATCACGTTGAAGAATGTGCCAAG GTGCCAAATATGAAGGAGATTTTGCTAATTGGCTTTTACCAGCCAAATGAAGAACTTACCAGATTCATGTCTAGCGCACAGCAGGAATTCAAAATCTCAATCAG GTATTTGCAGGAGTATGCTGCTTTGGGCACTGGAGGCGGCATCTACCATTTCAGAGATCAGATTCTATCTGGTGGCCCTGAGGCGTTCTTCATTATGAATGCTGACGTGTGCTCTGAGTTTCCTCTACCAGAGATGCTCAACTTCCAGAAGGAACACGGCGAGTCTAGCAGTTTCGTCATCCTGGGAACAACT GCAAACAGAAAGCAGTCCATGAACTATGGCTGTATTGTGGAAAACCAGCAAACGAATGAG GTTTTACATTATGTGGAGAAGCCTAGCACTTTTGTGAGTGACATCATCAACTGTGGAATCTACCTGTTTACCCCGGAGATCTTCCAACACATTGGGGCAGTCTTCCAGAAGAACCAGCAGGACATGCTGTT ATATCCATACGAGGG AGACGAGCAGACCAATGGCTGGCATCGGGCTGAGGCCATTCGGTTAGAACAGGACATCTTCACAGCCCTGGCTGGGCAGGGCAAGCTCTATGTCTACAAAACACCTGCCATCTGGAGCCAAATCAAATCTGCAGG GTCTGCAATATACGCCAGTCGCTTGTACCTCAACCAGTACCATAAAACCCACCCTGAAAGACTGGCTACAAACAAGGAAGGAGGGCCTAGAATAAGTG GAAATGTTTACATTCACCCAACAGCCAATATTGATCCTACTGCGGTG TTGGGTCCCAACGTCTCCATAGGCACAGGTGTGACCATCGGGGCTGGGGTGCGAGTGAGGGAGTCCATTATTCTCCATGGGGCTACTCTACAG GATCACAGTTGTGTGTTGAACTGTATAGTGGGATGGGACAGCACTATCGGCAAATGGGCCAGAGTTGAAGGAACTCCCAGTGACCCCAATCCAAATGACCCCTATGCCAAAATAGATAGTGAAACACTCTTCAGGGATGGAGAACTCACACCATCAATCACCATTCTTG GTTGTAATGTAACTATCCCGGCCGAGGTAATCATACTCAACTCAATTGTTCTGCCATACAAAGACCTCAACCGGAGCTTCAAAAACCAAATTATATTGTAG
- the LOC124042010 gene encoding mannose-1-phosphate guanyltransferase alpha-A isoform X2 — MLKSVILIGGPQKGTRFRPLSFEVPKPLFPVAGVPMLQHHVEECAKVPNMKEILLIGFYQPNEELTRFMSSAQQEFKISIRYLQEYAALGTGGGIYHFRDQILSGGPEAFFIMNADVCSEFPLPEMLNFQKEHGESSSFVILGTTANRKQSMNYGCIVENQQTNEVLHYVEKPSTFVSDIINCGIYLFTPEIFQHIGAVFQKNQQDMLLDEQTNGWHRAEAIRLEQDIFTALAGQGKLYVYKTPAIWSQIKSAGSAIYASRLYLNQYHKTHPERLATNKEGGPRISGNVYIHPTANIDPTAVLGPNVSIGTGVTIGAGVRVRESIILHGATLQDHSCVLNCIVGWDSTIGKWARVEGTPSDPNPNDPYAKIDSETLFRDGELTPSITILGCNVTIPAEVIILNSIVLPYKDLNRSFKNQIIL; from the exons ATGCTGAAATCTGTGATTCTCATTGGAGGACCACAGAAAG GTACACGGTTTCGACCATTGTCCTTTGAGGTCCCGAAACCCTTGTTTCCAGTGGCTGGTGTGCCCATGCTTCAGCATCACGTTGAAGAATGTGCCAAG GTGCCAAATATGAAGGAGATTTTGCTAATTGGCTTTTACCAGCCAAATGAAGAACTTACCAGATTCATGTCTAGCGCACAGCAGGAATTCAAAATCTCAATCAG GTATTTGCAGGAGTATGCTGCTTTGGGCACTGGAGGCGGCATCTACCATTTCAGAGATCAGATTCTATCTGGTGGCCCTGAGGCGTTCTTCATTATGAATGCTGACGTGTGCTCTGAGTTTCCTCTACCAGAGATGCTCAACTTCCAGAAGGAACACGGCGAGTCTAGCAGTTTCGTCATCCTGGGAACAACT GCAAACAGAAAGCAGTCCATGAACTATGGCTGTATTGTGGAAAACCAGCAAACGAATGAG GTTTTACATTATGTGGAGAAGCCTAGCACTTTTGTGAGTGACATCATCAACTGTGGAATCTACCTGTTTACCCCGGAGATCTTCCAACACATTGGGGCAGTCTTCCAGAAGAACCAGCAGGACATGCTGTT AGACGAGCAGACCAATGGCTGGCATCGGGCTGAGGCCATTCGGTTAGAACAGGACATCTTCACAGCCCTGGCTGGGCAGGGCAAGCTCTATGTCTACAAAACACCTGCCATCTGGAGCCAAATCAAATCTGCAGG GTCTGCAATATACGCCAGTCGCTTGTACCTCAACCAGTACCATAAAACCCACCCTGAAAGACTGGCTACAAACAAGGAAGGAGGGCCTAGAATAAGTG GAAATGTTTACATTCACCCAACAGCCAATATTGATCCTACTGCGGTG TTGGGTCCCAACGTCTCCATAGGCACAGGTGTGACCATCGGGGCTGGGGTGCGAGTGAGGGAGTCCATTATTCTCCATGGGGCTACTCTACAG GATCACAGTTGTGTGTTGAACTGTATAGTGGGATGGGACAGCACTATCGGCAAATGGGCCAGAGTTGAAGGAACTCCCAGTGACCCCAATCCAAATGACCCCTATGCCAAAATAGATAGTGAAACACTCTTCAGGGATGGAGAACTCACACCATCAATCACCATTCTTG GTTGTAATGTAACTATCCCGGCCGAGGTAATCATACTCAACTCAATTGTTCTGCCATACAAAGACCTCAACCGGAGCTTCAAAAACCAAATTATATTGTAG